The stretch of DNA GCAATGCGACTGGCGGTATAGAAATGCGAAGAGACATAGCAAGTATTACATAGACTTCAAAATCTGGCGAAATCTATGTCCTTCTCTTCGACAGTAGTTGGGGGTACCGCggtaataatgttaataattaatattaaagattaaacGTATTACGCACGAATtatgcattaataatattttaatgattttatttttttattttaaattatatttttattaatattgaattgtaCGATTTGTACAAATCTTGTCTTGTACAATTCTTTGTACAACAGTGCTAATATCGCGACAAagctaatataaaaaaaatactattcaCTCACCaattcgatgcgcagcggcaGAGTTCAGCAATGCAGTTAAGATGAAActgcaacaaacaaataaaacatataaattgtagagatttaaaataatttttgctaattgaaaaaaaaatttcacgtgCTTCTAATTATATAGTTCTTCaacaaaaaattgaaacatgAAGAAATGTATTATCTGAATTAGATCTCTAATAAGTTCAGCttctttaaaatgtaaatgttttGTCTCCAGTAATTGTTAaactgtttattttaaatattaatgaaacgaTAAAGCTATTCAACTAATagcgaaaaattttgttttaaattaataaaaaatgacacTCACCGAAACGTTGCTCTGCCGAAGCATGATGCCCATCCcggacctcctcctcctctcagtttgggATGTTAGGTCATCCTTCCGCGATACGACACTCGCGAAAATCGCGACCGGGTGAATTTACAATCCCGACAGCTAattgaaacatttattaattcaaatcttATGCAGAACACATTATTAAACGGCACTCCCGATTTTAAATTTCGAATAGCAAAATACGCGCGATTACTTCAACGATATTCGCGAGAAAACGACCGACGTACCAGTTACGATACGTTTATTCATCGACGGCGAAAATTTGCTGAAAGTCTCCTTTGAATTATTATCTAAGCAAAACAAAAGTTTCGCTTAGATAATATCATCGGAGTATTGCACAGAGAAAATCCAACACCACATCAAATTATATTTGGTTAGTAAATGTATGCTAACTACGATTCATTGCTAAACGTATACGCGAAGttcgcgaaacttttttttaattattattatactttataattttttattatgtacgGTGGGTGTTCcttttttatagaattttatcTTATATGGTATTATAATTGTAGATCCCCCTTAGCgttagtataaaaaaatcatgcgtCCTATctttcgatgcgcagcagcggagatctgtaacatacaaagaaaatttatattatagcaGCGttcaaaataatctttaatgtttgaaaaaaatcttCACGCgactctaattaattttttattatataattttctattgattctagtttttattattccgaGAAAATAATACCAATAAAGAACAGAAAACGGTTAATTTTgtgttaataaaatcgatgCTTACCTCAGGGTTGTTCCGCtgaagcaggatgcctttccgaggcctcctcctcctctcaggatgtcatCTGAGGTGtcttcgtataattattatcgggAAAGTGCGTTTTCTTTAGACTTTCactgaaacagaaaaagaattttgattTGAAACCATCCTGAGATCTTGGGcctacccgagtggaaatttatctaactaatctgattttgcagctatgTGGTTAAATCgcgcatattaaatatatttcttaactagtgACTAGTTTGGTACTAGccataaattaaaagaaagtatttattattcagtaactattttttaaaaataaagttgtcatttaaaaaaaaaaataaaatctgtctagtatcggtcgtctagtcactgtccagcgcggaccatgtatctaaataaacatttaaacatttttcgtCGCGAATAGTCTACCGCGCGTATTAACCTATGTCaacgaattggctagctaattattaggtaacggtgggaatcaatttccactcgggtacaTGCCGCGACGATcgttcaaagaaaaaattattttataacataataattcatatactATAATAATGAGTagataaaatatgtatgacaaattaaattcagtaaataaaaatcatttatcACGAAAGTTAATTTGCATCCGCGCGACCGCGgtatcatcatttatttaatacatattttcgGTACGCATGGAGCTCTGCTGTGAATTCTGCGTGCAAAATGCTTGGTTTACGAGGAAAGAATGTTAACTGTTAGTAGGAAGAAAGTTGCGCGCCGAACTTTGTTTATGAATCTCTAACGCGTTTGAaagtattatacataaaatattatatcgaatgatattctgaatattttctacataatttattcgcggaaattattaaaccaaaaacagttttttttatcgtaaaaaaagaaaacagcgTGCGTGAAACGCGTAGTTTGTAACGTTTagtactaataaaatatatatcactttacatttacatatttagaaaaagaagacaaaaAACCGGATTTAGAAGAATCAGAGACTTCCTATTACAGTCGGTTTACGGATCAAAATCATCTCTCTGGTTCTTATCACCCGACAGTTCATCATGCTTCAAATCCGACGTTTATGTATTTTCCATTTTCGTCAGGTTTACCAAATTTCACGTAAGTgcaaaagtaatataaaaataaaaaaatatgcaaaaaattaaattcatgttGCATATCTAAttgcttattaaataaatttatattttatatttttattattatgcacGTTCAAGCATATTTTACTTCCAGTGAAAATACGGGCAACAATATTCATGATCAAATTAAATGTGGAGACACTTTTTCCCAAGCGTGTCAACATTCACGATACCGAAGCTTTGACGGTTCCTGTAATAATCTTCGAAATCCCACTTGGGGTCTAGCTAACACAAGATACGGAAGACTTGTGCTTCCACGTTACAGCGATGGtaaatagtattttatttagcaatataattagtctttacaaatattttataatacattatttataaattaaaataattactatgtaatatttctttctgatattttcaaataatttactgTTTCTACAATTTCctttttgaaaatcttttcTATCACAGCGTTACTAGTTACTACATGTTTTATAGAACGTAGTAATCACTGGTCATGTTTTATTCCAcagagaattaatttcaattgcaAAATAGATTTCACCGAAAGTTTCGTCAATATATGTAACGATGAATTCAGATATGGAATAAGCGCGAACGTATATTTCGATTTACGAATTCTACGCGAATCGAACCGTAACGAAACGAAACTAAAACCAGTTTGATCGTAACTTTTGACATACTTACAAAAGCGCGAATATGCACAACTTTTATGTATGcacatattatacatattatgtaaatttcgCGGAATTTCATGAATGTCTCgacaaacaatattttttattttttatttcaaagtctatattaatataaatttgttcaCAGTATATTTTTGCAGTAAAATTtggtaattttaattctttgtttcacgtaaaatttgtttaattaatgtagGAATTCGAGCGCCATCGAAATCGATCATCGGTGCAAATCTGCCTTTGGCGCGAGCCGTCAGTTTCATGATGTTCCCAAGCAACGATATCGATGACGTACAATATACTCTATTAGCAATGCAATACGGGCAGATCATAACGCACGACATGGCTTTGATCGATGGCACGACCCAAGGAAGTAGGTTTTGAACTTTTATTACGCGTTGAAGCTGCGCGTCGTTCGTTACTGACGATTAATGACAgcagaataattaattatttcggaaTCGCGTAATTACAGAATCGCATAGCACACGATGTTGCACGCGTAATGGTCAGATAGCACCAGATATGACGGCTATGCCCCGATGCTACCCGATACTGATACCTGATAACGATCCGGTGTACGGCGGATCCTCTACACAGTGTTTGAACTTCGTTCGTAGTACAATCGACCTTGATCGTGGCTGTTCGTCTCCGTACAAGTACACGGCAGAACAGGTTTTATATTTGCATCTCGTTTATTCATTTATCTACTCATTATATACCGTAATATGTAGTAATAAAAGAACTAGAATGCTATTAATTACAAGTGTCATTGTAAAAGCGAGAGTAGGACTACATTTACgcttataatatttatattactttccTTTGCTCGTTTATAACTTAaactagaattatttttatgtcgtAATTTAATCTCGTTTGCTTCACCTATTTCTTgttcagtttttattttatttatttttttttttttaatgagtgATTAAGTGTTAAATAACTGTCTTTAGTGATTTGATTATAACTTGCATTCGGATAATTTTCGTCAATtgcaattttgaaaataaattaatatctagtTTTGATATGTGTACGTTACATATTTTCTAGTTAAATACGGTCACTCATTATTTGGATCTTTCAATCGTTTATGGGTTAAACGATGAAGCCGCCGCTAATTTACGAACCGGTTACGGTGGCCGTCTAGAAGtggaattgaaaaataataggGAATTTCCACCGTCAGCTACTAATAAATCAACCGTGTGCGATACGGTATATGAGTTCGAATCGTGCTACGCTACCGGTGAGAATAACTACACATTTGATTGCTTTGATTTTTTCTATAATGTTCTATTTACGAACATAaagttcattattttttaaaggaaaaaatgtagaataattaaaaggttACAACAAACTTATTTTTCAGGTGATACGCGAGCCAATCAAAATCCACAATTGACAGTCTTACATATCATGCTGCTCAGAGAACATAATCGCATTGCTAATTATCTAGCGCATTTGAATCCTCATTGGACCGACGAAACAATATTTCAAGAAACGCGTCGAATTACGATTGCCGAACATCAGAATATCGTGTATTACGAATGGCTACCAATTTTCTTAGGTTTGAATATGAATTCTACtgcttgtttaaaaaaaaattaaaaaaaaaaaaaatatatatatataatctattttaaaaatataaattacttttctgTAATACTTATAATGCACTATACTTTTACTactatactttttttataatttaaactgtaacataagtaataatttatgtatattgcAGGTGCAAAACAAGTTTACGATAACAACATTATTTACGACACTCAGAATTATGTAAACGATTATGATGAAACAGTAATTGCTAACGTACTAAACGAGCATTCAAATGCAGCTTTTAGATATTTTCATTCAAATATTGCTGGCTTTTTGAAGTAAGTgtttagcaatttttattaatacgtgtAACCAAAGTATCTTCAATACTCTGTTTTGTTATACTAAGCATGCAAATTGCAGCaattatatgcaaattatGATAATAGAGTGCCATTCGTATGCAGAtccgattttaataaatatatcgtttttcaaatttatataccTCTCATTTCTCGTGAacttaaaatcaattttcttacGAGACACGCGATCGAATTACCAATAGCAGTTATatggtaattttttaattgatatcgtAAATTGATCGAGAAAACacgaataataaaacatttatggTATAAATTTCATCGATACCACtgctattaaaataacaaattttgtttGTCAGCTTAGTATTGGAAGATCGATCTCCCTACGCTGCTCTGAGATTGAGCGATCACTTTAACAGACCCGGCATTATAGAAAAGGGCAACAATCTGGATGATTTGACGAGAGGTTTTGCGACGCAACCGCAAAAAGATACCGATAGATATTTCGATAGAGaggtatttataaaatagagaTCCATAGtcaattagaaataattatacaactataattttaaaaatgtaatatttgtaaataatagaaaaaaggGTTGTTCTAATTAAGACATTTAGCAAAATACGATTctattaataacgataatcGTTTACAGATCACACAATTCTTATTCAGAAGAGGAAAGTTCCTCGGGTCCGACTTGCGAGCAATAGATATTCAAAGAGATCGCGATCACGGGATCGCTTCATACAATGATTATCGCGAATATTGCGGACTGCCACGGGCGAAGacttttaatgatttttcGGATTACATATCTTATTCAgtgagtaaaataaattcctcTCTAtgtaaatgcaatttatatcaaacaaattaaaaaattctagaaCATACAAAAACTCACCACCTTGTACGTTAGTCCGGACGACGTCGAGCTGACTGTTGGTGGATCTTTAGAAAAACATGTTAATGGGGCACTGGCTGGACCGACGTTCCTGTGTATCATGTTGAGACAGTTCCAACAAACCCGAATCGGTGATCGTTACTGGTTCGAATCTGGAAATCCAAATACAGCATTTACTATAGGTACATTAACAACGtgtcataaattataattaatacaatgaTTGTTGTATATCAatgatgcaatttttattgttaaatagaGATAAAATTAAGTCTGGCCTgcgattaataattctaagcataatatttgttttatgtGCAGAACAACTAAATGAAATACGAAAGTCAAGTATATCGCGAGTGCTCTGCGATAACGGAGACAACATTCAGCAAATGCAAAGATCAGGTTTTGCACGAATCTCCAAATTGTAAGCTGATCGCatctttatcatttaatttttagcaaggtggatgaaagaaaaaagccactatttataaattactcaaATTTCAGAAACCCGCTGAGAAGATGCGAAGAACTTCCACAGGTAGATCTCTCTCTCTGGAAAGATTATGCTCCAGAGAATGATGGCCACACATATCGCGTTACACCTTTATATAGATAGACGTGAGCAAACGaacgagtttctttttttatgatatcaagaaaccgaaagaaaaaatttatactttcgtaaaaacaattttgaaaaaCAAATCTAAAGTCTAAAAGcaattattttgattattttttcattaaatttataatattttattctacaatactctcgaaaaattatatcttgaTGCTTATCCATGTTACATCTACAATCTGTagatagttttatattttcatatacatatttatttagcttcaaatatttcttaatcaataatttaagACATTGATTAACATTGATATCACTACTACTTCCAGTAATATATtcacatttataaatgtatgagtgttacgtatttaaataaaataattttctttgtcaaTAAAGTAAGTAAAATAAGACACTACGCTTTacttcaaataatattttttttaataatgacatcttaatttttaactatttagATGCAAGATCTCGacgtatgtattttatttaattattctatattACTGAAAGTATCGCACGGTGATAGAGGAGCGCCGGGTACAATTTTGATATCACCGAGCCGAGCACATCTAGATATACGATAGACGTACGCAGATACACACCTACGTACTGACTTTTCGTCAGTGATCACGCGTGATCGTTTTCTTCGTGTTTTACGACATCACAATTGCACACGATCGAGTTTTCTGAGGTGTCACGGATGCTGCCAAGTACGGTCTTCATTTCGGAATAAATGCGTAGCTCGAGATCCAGAATGCGGACTGCGAGAATCGCCGCTCGTTGATTTTTGTTCACGTCCGATCGACATAAGATGAGCCTGAAACATTCACAAATGTATTTACGGTACCCATCTACGGGTATATTTCTCACCTAGAGCTACGTGTCCACCCGAGTTACATTGCCGGCAATTAAATTTGAGTCGAAATGCAACACTGATCCAATTCGCGTAATAGCTGTACGCGACATGAACGGCATAAGGCCATCGCCACGCCATCTCTGagtaattaacgaaaaaagcTAGCCGAATTCGcgccaatttctttattacacaggttataatatacattaaaatataattacgagaGACACATGATAGAAGCAGTACCAAACGATGGCCCCTTAACTTTTAGCAATTcagagatataaaaaaatccgACGTGTGATCTTTATTCAATTACCTTTTATTGCCAAAAGTATCAGAATATCGTCACGCTGCGTGCCGCTTGCCGTTGCGCAGTAGAAAAGAACAGGAAGGAATGTCGGAATTGCCGgatacactgaaaagcagatgaCGTTTATTGCAGCGACGGTGACTAGCGTATGTGACCTGAGCGTGCAACACTTCTTAGCCAGCGTACATAAGAACACACCTGCGTATCGACTCTCATAACCTTCAAAtgcgtgattatttttttcgtgatAAATGACATCGCGATTGCACGATCGAGTTTCTTTAGAGGTCTCATGGATGCTACGAAATGTATAAGTCTTCAATCCGAAACAAGTACGTAGCTCGAGACTCAGAACGCGGACAGTGAGAAAGATCGTTTGTCGATATTTTTGTTCGTGTCCTCTAACTGCTCGGTCGACGTGAGGTGCTCGTCGGGTATATTTCTAACCTAAAGTCACGTATTCGCCCGAGTTACATCGCCGGCAATTACATTCGAATCTAAATGCAAGGGTGATACGATCCTCGTAGTATTTGTGCGCGGCACGAAGCACGTAAAGCCACGTCATCTCCGAGATAAACGAGCCGGCCGAGCTTGCTCCGATGCCTTTGGTGCAGACGTTACGATACGCATCGAAGTGACACTGAGCGACGGCCCCTTACCTTTAAGCAATTCAGAGACACAAAAAACCCGACGTGTGTGCTTTATTCAATTACCTCGCGTTGTTAGAAATATCGGAACATTCTCGTGCCTCGTGTCGCTTGCGCCGTGCAGTAGGAACAGGAAGAATTGCCAGTCACTATGCCCCTCTGCGCAGGCACTGTTCTGCGCAGACACCGCTCTACGCAGATACTGACGTCACAACCGGTAGAGAACTTCGTCGAACGTTCCCTCGTGCTGCGTATCTACTGACCTTCCCAGCCGTCGAACATTCCCTCGTGCTGCGTACCTACTGACCTTCCCAGCCGTCGAACGCGGGATTATTTTCTCCGTTATACGATGTCGCACATGTACGATCGAGTTCCCCGACGTGCCGTGGATGCTGTGGAGTGTGGCCTTCGTCCTGGAACAAGTACGTAGCTCGAGATTTAAGTTGCGGAGTGCAACAAGCGCCCACTTTCGTTCGTACTCTCTACGCAGTCGATGTGAAGTAACCTTGAAACATTTAGCAAAGGTACTTTCGGTGCTTGTCTACGAGTATATCTCTCATT from Cardiocondyla obscurior isolate alpha-2009 linkage group LG04, Cobs3.1, whole genome shotgun sequence encodes:
- the LOC139102263 gene encoding peroxidase, translated to MQFRIMRDQNNFWTVIFFVAVLLQNNLLAIVKAKDATVKKQTTSSHEEKEDKKPDLEESETSYYSRFTDQNHLSGSYHPTVHHASNPTFMYFPFSSGLPNFTENTGNNIHDQIKCGDTFSQACQHSRYRSFDGSCNNLRNPTWGLANTRYGRLVLPRYSDGIRAPSKSIIGANLPLARAVSFMMFPSNDIDDVQYTLLAMQYGQIITHDMALIDGTTQGKSHSTRCCTRNGQIAPDMTAMPRCYPILIPDNDPVYGGSSTQCLNFVRSTIDLDRGCSSPYKYTAEQLNTVTHYLDLSIVYGLNDEAAANLRTGYGGRLEVELKNNREFPPSATNKSTVCDTVYEFESCYATGDTRANQNPQLTVLHIMLLREHNRIANYLAHLNPHWTDETIFQETRRITIAEHQNIVYYEWLPIFLGAKQVYDNNIIYDTQNYVNDYDETVIANVLNEHSNAAFRYFHSNIAGFLNLVLEDRSPYAALRLSDHFNRPGIIEKGNNLDDLTRGFATQPQKDTDRYFDREITQFLFRRGKFLGSDLRAIDIQRDRDHGIASYNDYREYCGLPRAKTFNDFSDYISYSNIQKLTTLYVSPDDVELTVGGSLEKHVNGALAGPTFLCIMLRQFQQTRIGDRYWFESGNPNTAFTIEQLNEIRKSSISRVLCDNGDNIQQMQRSGFARISKLNPLRRCEELPQVDLSLWKDYAPENDGHTYRVTPLYR